The sequence AGAAGTTTCAACGATGTGAGGGGGAGGTTAGAAGGAGAAGTTTCTGGTGTCTATCGTCACGAAAGATGAAATGTGGGTGTCCATTACACCCCCGAAACAAAACACTTAGGTGGCAAACACTTCAAGAGCGATGATGAAGTCTGAGCAGAGGTCACTCGCTTCCTCAacaggttggcgggagacttcttcaacttagggatacaaATGTTGGAGCACCATCTTCAAAAGTgagtcgaaaaaaatggagactatgttgaaaaataggcaaaagtgtaagcttttcaaccatgtgaaaattaatagtaattaaCAGATTTTTctgtttgtaaaaaatatgggaaccttacttttggcaCAATCCTTGTATCAAATCAAAATATTAAGCCCCATACCGAAAACTTTATTCCAGGGAAACATCATTCTACCAACACAGCAATCTAAAGATAAAGATTTCATAACAATGACATTATATTCATAAGATTTTTAACAACACCTAGggattggattaaaatttctACAGTGTAAACCAGTTATACCTAACATGGCTTTACTAACACATTTTGTCAACATgggaaagaatttattttaaccaAAGAAAAGCCCCAGAAAAGTACAAGACTAATTTCAACCAGCAATGGAGATTGCTCATTCATTCAGAATTATGAGTCCAGCACAATGAAAGGGAGCAGCTGGGCTACCAAGACATGCTTAGAACatacttttgtaatttttcaatacatCACTAGAGAGCTCtacataaatatgaaaacaatgaTTGCACCACTGGTAATGGGGAAGATTTACCCTTCATAAGACTCTTGGGTGAATGGGTAAAGCTGAAAACAGTCACATAATTATCCAAGATCAAGCCATTAAAATGGGGTAACGCATGAAGACATTTACATGcaacaattttataatgaagAAGTTCTACCATAAGGGCACTAACCATTGACTAGAAGGTATCCGCAGTGCCCATAAGATGATTCGCACCATAGGAGTTATACCAGTCCCCGCTGCAAGCAGCAAGAGTTCAATCCCCTCAGAAGACCTCTCAAGTACTGGAGATTTTCCCATGTGAAAAGGTGGAGGATACATAGGTTCATCCCTTGCAATGGTCGGGGCTATGCATTCACTGACCATTAAAGTATCCCCAACACTGAGTCCACCATCACATAACCAGGGGCTAAGGACACCCCCTTCAGTGGACTTAATCAGGAGACAAAGCCAATTTCCTTCCATATCAGGAGGTAATGGGCCAATTGTATTATTCTTTGAAGGTACTGATGGAGGCCAAAAATCGGAATGAAGAGCTGGGTTCACTGGTGTGTAATTTCGCTCAACTGTCTCTCCTGAAAGGGAAAATAATATCAGACATTAACCAGATtataatacatacatacatgaatcaGAAGGAAGCAACATATTTTATGCTTCCCATATGGCAGAGGAAGTTTGTAAGTCCATTAACATTAGGAAAACCTACTTTGCTATTAAACTAACACTCAGCTTCTCAGGGAATGGATCTCTAGATACATGACCTATTAGCCCATGCCCTGGGTGGAGAAATATCAAAGCTGGTTTTTCAAATAATGACTAAGGTTAGCACATCATTCAAATCCACCATAACTGGCATTTAGGCTGCAATAATACATCCATCAGGCTTGAGCCATATAAATCAATTGTGTGAACAACTTAAGGTGAAATATTAAATTGCAATAGGGTGATCGTCAGTCCACACTTTTATGAATTCTAAAATAGGGAAATTTTGTTACTTAAACCtataaaggtaaaataaaataacgataaAACTACAAAATACAGTAAATGTGTTAAATACATCAACCTACCTTCCACGGTGGCTTTCAGAAGTACATGGTAACCAATAGGGATGATCTCGCAAATATTATTAACATGCTTCAAAACAAATAACTTTGTGTCATGATTGATAACCATAATATCCATCACTTTCATAGGCTGATACAATAATTGGTATTCACAGCTTTTTCCTTCTAAACCACTCTCATCCTGCTCCATACTATTATTTAAATCTGACAGTGGCTTGCATATTACATCTTCTGGCCTTAGTGTTCTTGGGTTTACTACATCATGCCATATTTGCGGAATTTTCTTCTGAAGCAAAATCTCTACTTTCCCGATATCTGGTACTAGTGTCAATGAACAAGGCCACAAAACTGGTGCTCGTAAAGAGATTGGTAGTGTGCAcgagaaaaatattccattttttacgATCCTAAGTTTCACTTCAAGATTGCATTCCTCCTTCAAGCACACACACACCGATGGGGTTCTGTCACCACGACCAGGTCGCTTGGTATAAATAAGAATAGAGAAAGACTCGGGCTTCTGAAAACAGTCAAGAAGAGGAGATGGCAGCCCTGACACTTTGCTGCTCTGGAAAGGATTCTCCTGTGTCTCTGAAATTATAGGTAAAACAAAACAATTAAGAAAAATTTGGAAACTAAAAATGAATAGTGACATTATTTGAACAACcactataataattatttttattatggcaGAAAACTATACTGCATCACCattcacaaaaaattacaaaagccTGCAAGAAGTATTTAGGGGCAAATACCAAGAAACACTATTACATGCAAATGGGATATTTTGGGGATAGCCTCATTCCTGAAAGTGTGAGGTGCCAGGAACTACCAACAGGTTGTTCCTGGGACCTCATAGGAGCTCATACAGTTTTTGCTATGCTGCTCACTAGTGCACAAGTCAATGACAGCTAAAATATCTTTGGGTGACCCAACAACTTCCACAACAAAACAGTAGAAAAATTCAGCTCagaattcaaaagaaaattatgcTAAACACCCGgtgtatttttgacattttttaagcatttgagcATGGAAgtattttcccatgaaaaattaaaaatggaagtggaatgCGGAGTAGGAATGGATAGAGCCCAGAGTTCTATAGTAGGAGAAAATTTCACGGAAGTCGAGTAAAAGTTTCAAGTTGCCTGAGAACAATGGGAAGTGGTTTCTTTCAAATAGCTTCTCCCCCTCTCCTTCTTGCAAGCTCCCTTCTTTTCATGCGACCTGCCTTCCTGGTACCCAATTTCTGAAACATGCTGATAGCATGAGTCACATAAGTGTTCTTCAATAACAACCAATCACTTTCCACAATTAGTGTTTTGCCTTCGTATGATTGCAAGAATAGGAATGCCTACCAAATATGAAAAAGAATGAGTCCAAAAATGACGCATTTCCGACATAATTTATCTTTGTTAATCATCACTTCTATTCATCCATCTATCAACAAATCATGAGTTCCTGTATTATACTGCACCCAAAAAGCGATAAGAAGTTTTGACtacaacagcataattttgcttgaattagCATAATAGCATTAATATAATTTCCACTGACATAtccaatgatgaaaataataacaattacaTGCAACTATTATAAAACATAGGCATGAGCACATTACATTGTATTTTACATGCTAGAACACACATGATTGCGAGtcttataattttgattttcttccACATATGACACTTTATAAATTGACAGATggcgaacttaaaaaaaaattctgacccAATCCAGTTAAAATAACAGTTTCCGATTCACGGCACACAAATATATGGTACTCAATCAACAgaacttgaaaaacatggtagAGCAGTAAACATGCATGTCTGTATTGTTAGCATTAGACCCAAACAAGatgagacagactggaaactcaAACTGCACAAACCACTTAGTTCGCACGTTTCTGTCTAGAAAGAGGGACTTTGCAAAATTCCAATATCTTACATGCGCGTCCCTTACTCCCGCCTGAATTCTCTCCAGTGTCT comes from Ischnura elegans chromosome X, ioIscEleg1.1, whole genome shotgun sequence and encodes:
- the LOC124171913 gene encoding cytochrome b5 reductase 4 gives rise to the protein MATKMHKSPVTARKEPLLKTKPPGDQPSPLKATGSSTGTIRNKVALQPGHSLLDWIKLGHSGKDLTGVGGVYQTVTLDELSRHNKRDDAWIAIKGQVYNVTHYMDFHPGGHEELLRGVGMDATKLFNEVHAWVNVESMLQKCLVGRLKASKGDSRIQRSKESLSYLLFSKNKKNDNSADKGKSETQENPFQSSKVSGLPSPLLDCFQKPESFSILIYTKRPGRGDRTPSVCVCLKEECNLEVKLRIVKNGIFFSCTLPISLRAPVLWPCSLTLVPDIGKVEILLQKKIPQIWHDVVNPRTLRPEDVICKPLSDLNNSMEQDESGLEGKSCEYQLLYQPMKVMDIMVINHDTKLFVLKHVNNICEIIPIGYHVLLKATVEGETVERNYTPVNPALHSDFWPPSVPSKNNTIGPLPPDMEGNWLCLLIKSTEGGVLSPWLCDGGLSVGDTLMVSECIAPTIARDEPMYPPPFHMGKSPVLERSSEGIELLLLAAGTGITPMVRIILWALRIPSSQCKKITLLFFNKTEKDIIWREQLDKLMEDCDRFTAKYILSNASSGWKEDTGIIRSDLLEPYFTQTDGNLPSHEKRSCIFTCMCGPIPFTRTSEKILNDFGVKPQDFYSFLG